TGTCCAGACGCACGGGCGTTGGAGCTTCTTGCTGCTGAAAAGCCAAGGCGAAACGCTGCAACTGCTCCCCCGCCAGACCCAACAGCGCCAGACCGATTGCCAAGCCGCTGGCCGCCACAACGCCGAGCCACAAACCGGTACGGCGCCTGGTCACCGTCACCCGAGGCGGTGGATTGGCAGGCCAAATGACAATTGGCATCGGCACTGGCAGCGGCAGCGTCGAGATCGGCCCTCTGACCGACTGCGCCAAGCGTTCGCTGACAAGCGTGCTGTGCTGCAAACGCGGGATCACGCTCTCAAGCTGTTGACGCAGCCACTGTAACGGCGGCACAGCCATCTGTACCTGTACCTCCAGTTGCCGTTGCAAGGTCAACAGGCTGTTGTCCAGTTGCAGCAGCGACGGCACATCCTGCGAACTCAGCGGCAAACTGCGCAGCAATGGCTGCCATTGCCCAAACAGCCAGGCGAGGATGTTCAGGCGCAATGACGGCGACGCCGGCCACAGGACTGGCCATTGATTGCTCAGGGCGTCGATCAATGCCGTGCCCTGGAGCATGCCCTCCAGGCCGCGCCGGTGGCTACGCGCCAGGGCGAACGCGGCCGCCGTTTGCAGGTCTGCACCGTTGTGCTCGAACAAAGCCTGACACCACTGCTCGACCCTGGCCCAGTCCACATCGGGACAGGCCGGGTGATTCAGCTTGGCCAACTCTTCATTCAGCGCGACAAAATCGGCGCAAGCGGACGGATCGCCGCCCACGCGTATGTGCATCTCGAAAAAAACGCTCATCGGGACACCCATTGCTGACGTTTCAGATGGCTCACCAGCACCTTGCCTTCGGCGGTCAGCGCCGTCGCGAATGTGAGCTGCCGGCCGCCTTTGAGCTGCAGGTCGAGTCGGTATTGCAGATGGCCTGGCAGCGGTTGTGGCAGCAACTCCAGCTGCACCCCCTCCAGGCGCGGTTCGTAACGCAGCAAGGTATTGCGCAGGCTATTCATCAGCTCATGTGCCGTGCCGGGCATGCCCTGCAGAACCCGCCCCATATCGGGAAGCCCATAATCAGGCAGATGCGCCAGGGTGCCGGCGCGGCTATTGAGGATGCGCTGCAGGTTGTCCAGCACTGACAACATGCAGTGGTCATCTTCGTCAACCTGATAGAGAGGCAGGTCAGCGTCAAAATTCTGCAGCAGCGTTTCATACAGCGAAGGGCTGGATTCGGTCATCCGTCACTCCTTGACCAGGGGCCGCAGGTTCAAGCGGTTATCACTCAGCTCGATCACTCTGGCGCGATCCGGGTCGAGTTCTTCAGTTTCCAATGTCAGGCGCCAGCTATCCGAGACCGTGTCGGCATGCCGGAACAAGCCGACCACTGCGACAAAGCGCGCGTCCTTGGCCATGGGTACATCCAGTTGCGCGCCCTCCCCCGGCTTGATCAGTGCCGTGTGCTTGTCCAACAGGTCGCTGCCGAGCGCCCGATCATCGTCGTCGAGCAAATTGTCGTACGTGGCGTTGTCCAGCGTCTTGAGGCTGCGCAATTGGTAAACGCGCACCAGGGTCGGCAGCGCCATCGTATTCATCTCGGCCTGGTCGCGGTTGATCGCGGTGCGCGCACTGAGGTCCAGGTGCAGGGTTGTCACCTGCTTGTAGAAAATCGCCCGCGCCGTGGATGCGGTGGATTGCGAGACTGACTGGGTCATACCGCAGCCAGCAAATAGAGTGGCGAGCGTCGCCAGCAGCAGAGTCTTACCAACGGTACGCGACATGCTGTACCTCCTTGTTCCGAGGGTTTTTCGAAAGGCCCTGATAGCGGCCCAGATTGAGGGTGACAGTGGCGCTTCCCGCGCCCTGCCTGGTATGGCTGCCTGGATCAAGCATGGCGGTCATCCCGAGCAACAGCGCGGCTCGTCCGAGCACAGGTCGGGGCAAACTGCACAGCGGCAGCGACAACTGTAATTTTGCGCTGCAGCGCCAGCCCAGGTAGACCCGCAACAGCACCATCAGGTCGTTGTACAGTTGACCGCCCGGCAACCAGCCACGGGCTTCATCCGGGTCCTGGGTAAACAACGCCAGATGCAGCTGGCTGTTGGCGTCATGGCCGACGCTGCCCAATGGTGTGCCCTGGGCCAGACTTACCGGGTGTGCTTTCGACAGACTGGCCGGCTTCGTCAGCAGGACTTTCTGTGGCCAGTGCGGGGTCACCCTGGCCTTGCTTTTGGGGGCTAGCAGCGTCACCAGGGCGGTGATGCCTTCGGCATTGCGGGTGGGCAGGCGCATCACGCTGAGCAGTGCAAGAAAGCGCGACACCGGCGTGGCGATGCGCTGGGCGGTGCCGGGAATCCCCAGGCCGATCAGGCCCAGCAGACACTGCGACGTAGCGTCGGTGGCACCCGCCTCGAAGCTCGCCGGGTATGAATACTTGCGCCAGATTCGATAAAACTGGGTGAAGATCCGGTGATTGAAAATATCGAGAAATGCCTCCAACGCTTCATGGCCCTCGCGACGCTGGGCGATATCGTCAATAAAAGCCGTCGGCATGGGTGAGTCCACACCGTACAAACCGAGCAAGCGCGTGCGCAGCGTCGCCGGACGCTGCGGATGCAATGGGTCGATTTCGATGTACTTCAGCTCGCCGCCCGGAAAGCCCATGCCGGGGTCCGGGCGAAACCGTACCGAATCGTCCGCCGGGTGCGTGGTGCTGCCCAGTGGTGGGTGATCGGGCATGGCTTTTTCCAGCAATTGGCAGATGCGATACACACTGGCCTCGGCCACGCGCCCCTGCAGCACATCGAGTAATCCGCTGGCTTTCAGCCGGGAATACGCTGACTGTGGTTCTCGTTCCATCGCAGGCACTTTCCTGAAGGTTGAAGGATCAGCGTGAGCTGGTTGTACAGGTGGATGTCGGCATACAAGGCGAAGAAGCGCTGGAGCATTTCGCCGAACAGGCTGATGTCGCCCTCGCCGCAGAAGCCATTGGCGTCGACGGTGACTTCGATGTCGACGCCGCGCAGCAGGAAGCCTTTTTCGAAGCGCTGCACCAGGTGATGCCTGACCTCGAGAATCGCTGCCAGACGTCGGCGGTTCAATTCGCTGGCCGTCCAGTCGTACAGCGCCAACGTCCCGCGCAAGACTTCGGCGCTGTCGAGCATCGGCAGGAAATTCGAGCCCAGGTGGCTGAGCACGCGCCAATGGAAACGGTCGCGATTCGGCGGATAGCAGGGCAAGGTCGGCGCACACAGATTGCGCACCCGTACAGGGGTCGGTGATGACGCTCCCGGCGTATCGAGCAAAGTACTTTGCAGGGCCTTGCGTGGCAGTTGGCCGTGGGTGCCGGTGAGTTGCAGCGACAGACTTTCCTCATTGCGCAAGCGATCCAGATCAAAACCCTCGCCGCCGAGGATCAGCCAGGTATCGTGCAGCCCATTGGCGCCGCGCTTGAGCCGCGTATGGTAGTAACGGTCGGGAGCCTCGTCGCGCAGCATCCCGCCCTTGTGGCGAAAGCTGGTGAAGGGCACGTATTCATGACGAACACCGGTCCGCATCGCCGTGACCTGATCCACCGAGTAAATTTCGATATGACCGTCCTGCAGGCGCATGGGCCGGAGCAGATAGTCGGTTTGCAACGGCTGCAGCTCCATCGGGTCACATTCGAGCTTGAACAGGTTGATCACCGGCACGGCATGCAGGCGCAGGTGCTCGGCACCGAGGTTGAACGTGGCTGGCCACGCCTCACTCAGCACCACCTCCAGGTCGAAGCGGGTGGTGCCTGGCGCAAATTCAAAGGTCTCGAGCCCACAGAGGGTGACGAACATGAATTTTTCCCGAAAGGTGAAGTACTCCAGCAGCAGTTGATACCCGCTGAAAGCACTGTCGCCCTTGGGCCACAGGCGATCGTCGTCGGCGAAGCCCTTGGGGGCAAAGTGAGCTGCCAAACGCCGGCGATGCGCCTCGCCCGGCAAGCGTACGTAGACCGCCTGGGCGTTGCGGGTCAAAGCGTGGTGCAGGGCGCTGGCCAATGCGGCGTCGGCGTTGAGGTACAGCGGCAGGCGACTGAGGTCAGTCTTGCTCCATTCGATCTGCGCATTACAGGCAAATCCCACGCGCAACAACGAGCGTCCGTCAGGCTCTTGGTCAACCCGTACCGACTCGATGGCCAGTGGGCGCAGCCTCAGCTCCTGGGTGGTGGTATAGCAGCAGCGGGTACGCCGAGGACCGATGGGTTGCGACAGCACTTCAAAACCTGCGGCAAGCACCTCGTTGTGCTTGATGTGGGTCAAATCGGGCGCCAGTTCGACGATCGACAAAGAAGGAATGGTGCGCAAGTAATGCGGCCACAGCAGGCTGACCAGTCCCTCGGTCAACTCAGGCAAGTCGTCGTCGAGTTTCTCGCGCAAGCGCCCCATCAAAAAGGCAAAGCCTTCGAACAGGCGCTCCACATAAGGGTCGCGGGCACCCGGCTTGTCCAGATTGAGGTGTGCCGCGCGGTCCGGAAACGCCTCGGCGAACTCTTGGCCCGCTTCGCGCAGGTAGCGCATTTCGGCATCGTAGTAATGCAGTGTCAGATTGTCCGTGCTCAAAGAAAAATTCCTGATGATGAGGATTCAGCCGCACAACACGGCGGCGCGTACCGGATCGAGGGTGACCAGAGCCGCCAGCAACACCTCCATCCGGGGTGCCAGCAGCGCCTTGTCGGCGGTATTGCGCTGCGCCCGTAGGCGCAGCAATTTCAGCAGGCGTGCCTTGACCTCGAATTGCAGTTCCGGCTCCCAGTCGGCCAGCGCCTGGCGTTGCGCCGTGGCGTCCAGCTCACCGAGCAGGTGCACGGCCAGGTCGCTCTTGCCACATTGCTCAGCGACCCGTGCCATCAGCAGGCGCAGGAGCCAGCGTTGACGGCCGCTTTCGATACCCGGACGCTCGGCCAGCCAGGCCAGTGCCTGCTCTACGCCATCGCTGTCGGCCTGCGCCAGGGCTTCGCTTTCCAGGGACAAAATCTCGGCATCGCTGGTGCTCGGTGCCACCACCGGCGCCGGCGCCCACTGGGGTTCCCGATTGCCGCTGACGTGCTGCGCGATCCAATCGCGTGTGATCTCGTCAGTGAACGGCGTGCCATCGCACCACTTCAGTTGTTCCACACCTGGCAGGCGCTCAATGAACATCCCCAGGTCACGCTTGACGATGTCAGCCCAGCCATCCTGCGGCGCGGGCTGTTTACTCAGCGCCTGGTGCAGATACCATTGCAGGTCGAGCCAGAAATGGTTCACGCCCTCAACGTAGATGCGCTCAGCCAAATCGAGCAGTTCAGTCCAGTTGCCCTGCAAGTGCAGCCGCTTGAGTTGCGCCCGGTAATGGCTGTCTGGCGGCGCTAGCAGGGTTACACCGTTGGCATCCTGGGGCGGCGTCCGTTGCAGGGTGTCCCAGCGCAGACTTTTCATCAGCCGATGGGCCGCAAGCCAACCTTGGGGTTGTTCAAGCAGGTACTCCGCAAGTGCTCGACCGCCGTCCAGCAGGTCGCGTCCGGATTGGATCCTGTTATCGGCCACTGATGGCCCCTGAAGCGGTGCAACGGCGCTGTGCTGCGGCACCAGGGCATCTACGCCGCCGGCCCGAGTCAAGCGGGCGGACAACGCTGCGTGCAGGCCTTCCAACTGCGGTCGCTGCTCCTGCGGCCAGGTTTGCAGCCCATGCTCCAGCCAGGCCAAGGCGGCCACAGTACGCTCGGCCTCGGCCTTGACCACTTCGGGATAACGCAGAAGGCAATCCAGTACCTTGCCACTGCTCAGCCATTCCAACGCCTGCTTGCGGCTGTTAGGCCGCAGCGGCAATACCTCTTCGGCGTAACGCTCGAGCAGCGCGGCAAGCAGACTCAGGCCGTCGGCCAGGCCCTTCTCGCCCTCGCCCTGCACACGCGCCCACAGGTAATAAGTGGCGACGCGCAGGTCCTTGCAACGCTGGCGGAACAACTTTTCTGCCAGCTGTACCACCAACGCCGCATCCGCCCCGGAGAGCTTGTTGACTTCTTCACGCATACGCTGGAAATCATCGTCGTAGCCCGGGTCTTCGCCCACGGCTGAATCGGCACTGAGCGCTTGTAACCACGGCTGCCAGCGCTCGCCCTGCTCTCGGGCCAGCACCAGGGGATCGCGCTCACCCAGACAGCGTTCCAGCAATGTTCGCAAGCTCATTTCTTGCCCCCTTTATTGGCAACCGGCCGGGCTTTGTCGCCCTCCTGCAAAAACACCTCAGTCGGCAATTCAAACCCGCGCAGTTTCAGCAACTCCAGCGGACCGGTACCCAGTTCGGTGCGTAAATTCCAGGTCAATTCCAGGTTGTCCGGCGCCTTGATTTGCACGCGCATCTGGCTGTCGCTGTCGTTCAACGGGGTGATGCGTGCGTGTTCCAGCAGGCGGATCAGGCCCCAGGTGCCTTCGTAGTCGGCGAACAGGCGTTCGCCGGTGTAGACGCTGGTCCACAGCAGGCGGCTGCCGGGGTGGTTGCTGGTGCCGGGCCAGGTGAAGCGTTGCCAGCGTTCGCGCTGGTTGAAGTAGTGATGTTTTTCGCCGTTGAGGATGAAGGTGGTGTCGACGATGTCGCGCACACCTTTGCCCCGCAGTTCGAAGCTCACACCCAGGCCGCCGTCGGTAAAGAGCACGTCGGCGAGTTGGCTGAGTTGATTGATCGCCGTGAGAAATTGCGGGTTGAAACGCAGGCCCTGGCTGTGGCGGGTGTCCGCAACCCAGCGCTGGCCTTCCTTGCGCAGTACGCCGCCGAGTTGCTGCT
This region of Pseudomonas fluorescens genomic DNA includes:
- the tssG gene encoding type VI secretion system baseplate subunit TssG, producing MEREPQSAYSRLKASGLLDVLQGRVAEASVYRICQLLEKAMPDHPPLGSTTHPADDSVRFRPDPGMGFPGGELKYIEIDPLHPQRPATLRTRLLGLYGVDSPMPTAFIDDIAQRREGHEALEAFLDIFNHRIFTQFYRIWRKYSYPASFEAGATDATSQCLLGLIGLGIPGTAQRIATPVSRFLALLSVMRLPTRNAEGITALVTLLAPKSKARVTPHWPQKVLLTKPASLSKAHPVSLAQGTPLGSVGHDANSQLHLALFTQDPDEARGWLPGGQLYNDLMVLLRVYLGWRCSAKLQLSLPLCSLPRPVLGRAALLLGMTAMLDPGSHTRQGAGSATVTLNLGRYQGLSKNPRNKEVQHVAYRW
- the tssJ gene encoding type VI secretion system lipoprotein TssJ is translated as MSRTVGKTLLLATLATLFAGCGMTQSVSQSTASTARAIFYKQVTTLHLDLSARTAINRDQAEMNTMALPTLVRVYQLRSLKTLDNATYDNLLDDDDRALGSDLLDKHTALIKPGEGAQLDVPMAKDARFVAVVGLFRHADTVSDSWRLTLETEELDPDRARVIELSDNRLNLRPLVKE
- the tssF gene encoding type VI secretion system baseplate subunit TssF; this translates as MSTDNLTLHYYDAEMRYLREAGQEFAEAFPDRAAHLNLDKPGARDPYVERLFEGFAFLMGRLREKLDDDLPELTEGLVSLLWPHYLRTIPSLSIVELAPDLTHIKHNEVLAAGFEVLSQPIGPRRTRCCYTTTQELRLRPLAIESVRVDQEPDGRSLLRVGFACNAQIEWSKTDLSRLPLYLNADAALASALHHALTRNAQAVYVRLPGEAHRRRLAAHFAPKGFADDDRLWPKGDSAFSGYQLLLEYFTFREKFMFVTLCGLETFEFAPGTTRFDLEVVLSEAWPATFNLGAEHLRLHAVPVINLFKLECDPMELQPLQTDYLLRPMRLQDGHIEIYSVDQVTAMRTGVRHEYVPFTSFRHKGGMLRDEAPDRYYHTRLKRGANGLHDTWLILGGEGFDLDRLRNEESLSLQLTGTHGQLPRKALQSTLLDTPGASSPTPVRVRNLCAPTLPCYPPNRDRFHWRVLSHLGSNFLPMLDSAEVLRGTLALYDWTASELNRRRLAAILEVRHHLVQRFEKGFLLRGVDIEVTVDANGFCGEGDISLFGEMLQRFFALYADIHLYNQLTLILQPSGKCLRWNENHSQRIPG
- a CDS encoding OmpA family protein, producing MSVFFEMHIRVGGDPSACADFVALNEELAKLNHPACPDVDWARVEQWCQALFEHNGADLQTAAAFALARSHRRGLEGMLQGTALIDALSNQWPVLWPASPSLRLNILAWLFGQWQPLLRSLPLSSQDVPSLLQLDNSLLTLQRQLEVQVQMAVPPLQWLRQQLESVIPRLQHSTLVSERLAQSVRGPISTLPLPVPMPIVIWPANPPPRVTVTRRRTGLWLGVVAASGLAIGLALLGLAGEQLQRFALAFQQQEAPTPVRLDSLLLFAPGSAEFRTDSAKVLIDALVTIKARPGWLIVISAHTDSSGDTERNLQLSHARALAVRDWMQRMGDIPSGCFVIQGVGANQPVASNDTAAGRVENRRVDIRLIPEAGACSSASMGPVASLDKPAATDG
- the tssA gene encoding type VI secretion system protein TssA; the encoded protein is MSLRTLLERCLGERDPLVLAREQGERWQPWLQALSADSAVGEDPGYDDDFQRMREEVNKLSGADAALVVQLAEKLFRQRCKDLRVATYYLWARVQGEGEKGLADGLSLLAALLERYAEEVLPLRPNSRKQALEWLSSGKVLDCLLRYPEVVKAEAERTVAALAWLEHGLQTWPQEQRPQLEGLHAALSARLTRAGGVDALVPQHSAVAPLQGPSVADNRIQSGRDLLDGGRALAEYLLEQPQGWLAAHRLMKSLRWDTLQRTPPQDANGVTLLAPPDSHYRAQLKRLHLQGNWTELLDLAERIYVEGVNHFWLDLQWYLHQALSKQPAPQDGWADIVKRDLGMFIERLPGVEQLKWCDGTPFTDEITRDWIAQHVSGNREPQWAPAPVVAPSTSDAEILSLESEALAQADSDGVEQALAWLAERPGIESGRQRWLLRLLMARVAEQCGKSDLAVHLLGELDATAQRQALADWEPELQFEVKARLLKLLRLRAQRNTADKALLAPRMEVLLAALVTLDPVRAAVLCG
- the tssE gene encoding type VI secretion system baseplate subunit TssE; this encodes MTESSPSLYETLLQNFDADLPLYQVDEDDHCMLSVLDNLQRILNSRAGTLAHLPDYGLPDMGRVLQGMPGTAHELMNSLRNTLLRYEPRLEGVQLELLPQPLPGHLQYRLDLQLKGGRQLTFATALTAEGKVLVSHLKRQQWVSR